In Pseudomonas putida, a genomic segment contains:
- a CDS encoding LysR family transcriptional regulator, with product MLRLDDLELFVRSSALGSFTAAAREADLLPGQVAAAIKRLERDLDVRLFARTTRSLRLTAEGELYLPTALNVLENLRQGRDNLHGAHSGLRGVLQVSAPSDLGRNILLPWLSDFRRDHPDLSLRLFLSDQIADLFRDPVDVAIRYGINQEANYIALPLAPWNRRVLVASPGYLARHGRPQSVDDLQQHACLLYLQLGRIYDKWRLGNRMVQVTGPLFSDDADVVRRWALLGEGIAYKSWLDVSADVASGELEVLLPEHPGELTPVTLACPHRKQLSPAVSRLHLWLRERFAALEPAQLF from the coding sequence ATGCTCCGTCTGGATGACCTCGAACTGTTCGTGCGCAGCAGCGCATTGGGCAGTTTCACCGCTGCCGCCCGTGAGGCCGACCTGCTGCCCGGCCAGGTCGCGGCTGCGATCAAGCGTCTGGAGCGCGACCTCGACGTGCGCCTGTTCGCCCGCACCACGCGCAGCCTGCGCCTGACTGCCGAAGGCGAGTTGTATTTGCCCACCGCCCTGAACGTGCTGGAAAACCTGCGCCAAGGCCGTGACAACCTGCATGGCGCCCATAGCGGCTTGCGCGGCGTGCTGCAGGTGTCGGCCCCATCGGACCTGGGGCGCAATATCCTGCTGCCCTGGCTGAGTGATTTCCGCCGCGACCACCCCGATCTGAGCCTGCGTCTGTTTCTCTCCGACCAGATCGCCGACCTGTTCCGCGATCCGGTAGATGTCGCCATTCGCTATGGCATCAACCAGGAAGCCAACTACATCGCCCTGCCCCTGGCCCCCTGGAATCGCCGCGTGCTGGTGGCTTCGCCCGGCTACCTGGCCCGCCATGGCCGGCCACAGAGCGTCGATGACCTGCAACAGCATGCCTGCCTGCTCTACCTGCAGTTGGGGCGCATCTATGACAAGTGGCGTCTGGGAAACCGCATGGTCCAGGTCACCGGCCCGTTGTTCAGCGACGACGCCGACGTGGTAAGGCGTTGGGCGCTGCTCGGTGAAGGCATTGCCTACAAATCGTGGCTGGATGTCAGCGCCGACGTGGCGAGCGGTGAGCTGGAAGTGCTGTTGCCCGAGCACCCCGGCGAACTCACCCCGGTGACCTTGGCCTGCCCGCACCGCAAGCAGTTGTCGCCTGCCGTGTCGCGCCTGCACCTGTGGCTGCGCGAGCGCTTTGCGGCGCTGGAGCCTGCACAATTGTTCTAA
- the nfsB gene encoding oxygen-insensitive NAD(P)H nitroreductase codes for MDTVFLAKRRYTTKAYDAARKIPQATIDALLEQLRHSPSSVNSQPWHFIVADSAEGKARLAKATEGRFAYNTPKILDASHVIAFCTRTDMTEAHLDAVLDQEQRDGRFRDEQARAGQDLTRRGYADLHRFDLKDLQHWMEKQTYLALGTALLGAAAHDLDATPIEGFDSKVLDAELGLREQGYTSVVLLSLGYRSESDFNAGLSKSRLPASTVFTFL; via the coding sequence ATGGATACCGTCTTCCTGGCCAAGCGCCGCTACACCACCAAGGCCTACGATGCCGCCCGCAAGATCCCCCAGGCGACCATCGATGCCCTGCTCGAGCAGTTGCGCCACAGCCCGTCCTCGGTCAATTCGCAGCCCTGGCACTTCATCGTCGCCGACAGCGCCGAAGGCAAGGCCCGCCTGGCCAAGGCAACCGAGGGGCGCTTCGCCTACAACACGCCGAAAATCCTCGATGCCTCGCACGTCATCGCCTTCTGCACCCGCACCGACATGACCGAAGCGCACCTCGATGCAGTACTCGACCAGGAGCAGCGCGACGGGCGCTTCCGCGATGAGCAGGCCCGCGCCGGCCAGGACCTGACCCGCCGTGGCTACGCCGACCTGCATCGCTTCGATCTCAAGGACCTGCAGCACTGGATGGAAAAACAAACCTACCTGGCCCTGGGCACCGCATTGCTCGGCGCCGCCGCCCATGATCTGGACGCCACGCCGATCGAAGGTTTCGACAGCAAGGTCCTCGACGCCGAACTGGGCCTGCGCGAGCAGGGCTACACCAGCGTGGTGTTGCTGAGCCTGGGCTACCGCAGCGAGTCGGACTTCAACGCCGGGCTGAGCAAGTCGCGTCTGCCAGCTTCGACGGTGTTCACCTTCCTCTGA